In one Dreissena polymorpha isolate Duluth1 chromosome 7, UMN_Dpol_1.0, whole genome shotgun sequence genomic region, the following are encoded:
- the LOC127837424 gene encoding NF-kappa-B inhibitor-like protein 1 isoform X5, which produces MKPKRLSKLKQYIRENRPHKLKSLVRKHDIDLSSIQLGRSRNMVHYCCKHGLGPILRYLLQEGVSGSQQDSAGRTPLHLALHRALELETSKQWDATTECYNELLLPLIECYPTTLSLADRAGDTCRHLLQRLVERREKHEAGTSQDWSQPQGGREDERAWRDKLAEEMMFEHQEMWGTYEPDPSWDSEAEEVCDNWADRIREEYFARKRAQERATFHGNHGNRGQHCQKGVNDGWSDGRSDESEARGSEKRKETLEEARERLRKEFEKNRLKDATMDVLKLRMKYEDRYTKAMEKTNTAVMKYSDVPWPSVKGEGSDMSVLFDKLEPGSSEYRKYLRDQQVRWHPDKFLQRFGSRLCDTDREKIIARVTMLSQNLNTKCRLKT; this is translated from the exons ATGAAGCCCAAGAGGTTGTCCAAGCTGAAGCAGTACATAAGAGAGAACAGACCACACAAGCTGAAAAGTCTGGTTAGAAAACATGACATTGATCTGTCCTCTATACAGCTGGGACGGAGTAGAAATATGGTCCACTACTGCTGTAAACATGGCTTGGGACCTATTCTGag GTACCTGCTGCAGGAAGGGGTGTCTGGATCCCAGCAGGACTCTGCAGGCAGGACCCCACTGCACTTGGCCCTTCATCGCGCTCTTGAGCTGGAAACCAGCAAACAGTGGGACGCCACAACAGAAT GTTATAACGAGCTGTTGCTGCCACTAATAGAGTGCTACCCCACAACCCTCTCCCTAGCCGACAGAGCAGGTGATACATGTAGACACTTGTTGCAAAGGCTGGTCGAGAGACGAGAGAAACATGAGGCAGGCACTTCCCAG GACTGGAGCCAGCCCCAAGGGGGTAGGGAGGATGAGAGAGCTTGGAGGGACAAGCTGGCAGAGGAGATGATGTTTGAGCACCAGGAAATGTGGGGCACCTATGAACCAG ATCCGTCCTGGGACAGTGAGGCTGAGGAGGTGTGTGACAACTGGGCTGACAGGATAAGGGAAGAATACTTTGCCCGGAAACGAGCTCAGGAGAGGGCCACGTTCCATGGTAACCATGGCAACCGAGGTCAACATTGTCAGAAAGGAGTGAATGATGGCTGGAGTGATGGGAGGTCAGATGAGAGTGAGGCCAGAGGATCTGAGAAGAGGAAAGAGACGTTGGAAGAGGCGAGGGAACGATTGCGGAAAGAGTTTGAGAAGAATAGACTGAAGGATGCTACCATGGATGTGCTGAAACTGAGGATGAAGTACGAGGACAGATACACGAAGGCTATGGAGAAGACAAACACTGCTGTGATGAAGTATTCTGACGTGCCATGGCCCAGTGTGAAGGGTGAAGGCAGTGATATGTCAGTGCTGTTTGACAAACTGGAGCCGGGTAGTTCGGAGTACCGGAAGTACCTCCGGGACCAGCAGGTGCGCTGGCATCCTGATAAGTTCCTGCAGAGGTTTGGCAGCCGTCTGTGTGATACGGACAGGGAGAAGATTATAGCCAGGGTTACGATGCTTTCTCAGAATCTAAATACAAAATGTAGGTTAAAAACGTGA
- the LOC127837424 gene encoding NF-kappa-B inhibitor-like protein 1 isoform X4 produces MKPKRLSKLKQYIRENRPHKLKSLVRKHDIDLSSIQLGRSRNMVHYCCKHGLGPILRYLLQEGVSGSQQDSAGRTPLHLALHRALELETSKQWDATTECYNELVLPLIECYPTTLSLADRAGDTCRHLLQRLVERREKHEAGTSQDWSQPQGGREDERAWRDKLAEEMMFEHQEMWGTYEPDPSWDSEAEEVCDNWADRIREEYFARKRAQERATLYGNHGNRGQHRQKRVNGDGSDGRSDESEARGSEKRKETLEEARERLRKEFEKNRLKDATMDVLKLRMKYEDRYTKAMEKTNTAVMKYSDVPWPSVKGEGSDMSVLFDKLEPGSSEYRKYLRDQQVRWHPDKFLQRFGSRLCDTDREKIIARVTMLSQNLNTKCRLKT; encoded by the exons ATGAAGCCCAAGAGGTTGTCCAAGCTGAAGCAGTACATAAGAGAGAACAGACCACACAAGCTGAAAAGTCTGGTTAGAAAACATGACATTGATCTGTCCTCTATACAGCTGGGACGGAGTAGAAATATGGTCCACTACTGCTGTAAACATGGCTTGGGACCTATTCTGag GTACCTGCTGCAGGAAGGGGTGTCTGGATCCCAGCAGGACTCTGCAGGCAGGACCCCACTGCACTTGGCCCTTCATCGCGCTCTTGAGCTGGAAACCAGCAAACAGTGGGACGCCACAACAGAAT GTTATAACGAGCTGGTGCTGCCACTAATAGAGTGCTACCCCACAACTCTCTCCCTAGCCGACAGAGCAGGTGATACATGTAGACACTTGTTGCAAAGGCTGGTCGAGAGACGAGAGAAACATGAGGCAGGCACTTCCCAG GACTGGAGCCAGCCCCAAGGGGGTAGGGAGGATGAGAGAGCTTGGAGGGACAAGCTGGCAGAGGAGATGATGTTTGAGCACCAGGAAATGTGGGGCACCTATGAACCAG ATCCGTCCTGGGACAGTGAGGCAGAGGAGGTGTGTGACAACTGGGCTGACCGGATAAGGGAAGAATACTTTGCCCGGAAACGAGCACAGGAGAGGGCGACGCTCTATGGTAACCATGGCAACCGAGGTCAACATCGTCAGAAACGGGTCAATGGGGATGGGAGTGATGGGAG GTCAGATGAGAGTGAGGCCAGAGGATCTGAGAAGAGGAAAGAGACGTTGGAAGAGGCGAGGGAACGATTGCGGAAAGAGTTTGAGAAGAATAGACTGAAGGATGCTACCATGGATGTGCTGAAACTGAGGATGAAGTACGAGGACAGATACACGAAGGCTATGGAGAAGACAAACACTGCTGTGATGAAGTATTCTGACGTGCCATGGCCCAGTGTGAAGGGTGAAGGCAGTGATATGTCAGTGCTGTTTGACAAACTGGAGCCGGGTAGTTCGGAGTACCGGAAGTACCTCCGGGACCAGCAGGTGCGCTGGCATCCTGATAAGTTCCTGCAGAGGTTTGGCAGCCGTCTGTGTGATACGGACAGGGAGAAGATTATAGCCAGGGTTACGATGCTTTCTCAGAATCTAAATACAAAATGTAGGTTAAAAACGTGA
- the LOC127837424 gene encoding NF-kappa-B inhibitor-like protein 1 isoform X2, whose protein sequence is MKPKRLSKLKQYIRENRPHKLKSLVRKHDIDLSSIQLGRSRNMVHYCCKHGLGPILRYLLQEGVSGSQQDSAGRTPLHLALHRALELETSKQWDATTECYNELVLPLIECYPTTLSLADRAGDTCRHLLQRLVERREKHEAGTSQDWSQPQGGREDERAWRDKLAEEMMFEHQEMWGTYEPDPSWDSEAEEVCDNWADRIREEYFARKRAQERATFHGNHGNRGQHCQKGVNDGWSDGRSDESEARGSEKRKETLEEARERLRKEFEKNRLKDATMDVLKLRMKYEDRYTKAMEKTNTAVMKYSDVPWPSVKGEGSDMSVLFDKLEPGSSEYRKYLRDQQVRWHPDKFLQRFGSRLCDTDREKIIARVTMLSQNLNTKCRLKT, encoded by the exons ATGAAGCCCAAGAGGTTGTCCAAGCTGAAGCAGTACATAAGAGAGAACAGACCACACAAGCTGAAAAGTCTGGTTAGAAAACATGACATTGATCTGTCCTCTATACAGCTGGGACGGAGTAGAAATATGGTCCACTACTGCTGTAAACATGGCTTGGGACCTATTCTGag GTACCTGCTGCAGGAAGGGGTGTCTGGATCCCAGCAGGACTCTGCAGGCAGGACCCCACTGCACTTGGCCCTTCATCGCGCTCTTGAGCTGGAAACCAGCAAACAGTGGGACGCCACAACAGAAT GTTATAACGAGCTGGTGCTGCCACTAATAGAGTGCTACCCCACAACTCTCTCCCTAGCCGACAGAGCAGGTGATACATGTAGACACTTGTTGCAAAGGCTGGTCGAGAGACGAGAGAAACATGAGGCAGGCACTTCCCAG GACTGGAGCCAGCCCCAAGGGGGTAGGGAGGATGAGAGAGCTTGGAGGGACAAGCTGGCAGAGGAGATGATGTTTGAGCACCAGGAAATGTGGGGCACCTATGAACCAG ATCCGTCCTGGGACAGTGAGGCTGAGGAGGTGTGTGACAACTGGGCTGACAGGATAAGGGAAGAATACTTTGCCCGGAAACGAGCTCAGGAGAGGGCCACGTTCCATGGTAACCATGGCAACCGAGGTCAACATTGTCAGAAAGGAGTGAATGATGGCTGGAGTGATGGGAGGTCAGATGAGAGTGAGGCCAGAGGATCTGAGAAGAGGAAAGAGACGTTGGAAGAGGCGAGGGAACGATTGCGGAAAGAGTTTGAGAAGAATAGACTGAAGGATGCTACCATGGATGTGCTGAAACTGAGGATGAAGTACGAGGACAGATACACGAAGGCTATGGAGAAGACAAACACTGCTGTGATGAAGTATTCTGACGTGCCATGGCCCAGTGTGAAGGGTGAAGGCAGTGATATGTCAGTGCTGTTTGACAAACTGGAGCCGGGTAGTTCGGAGTACCGGAAGTACCTCCGGGACCAGCAGGTGCGCTGGCATCCTGATAAGTTCCTGCAGAGGTTTGGCAGCCGTCTGTGTGATACGGACAGGGAGAAGATTATAGCCAGGGTTACGATGCTTTCTCAGAATCTAAATACAAAATGTAGGTTAAAAACGTGA
- the LOC127837424 gene encoding NF-kappa-B inhibitor-like protein 1 isoform X6, whose translation MKPKRLSKLKQYIRENRPHKLKSLVRKHDIDLSSIQLGRSRNMVHYCCKHGLGPILRYLLQEGVSGSQQDSAGRTPLHLALHRALELETSKQWDATTECYNELVLPLIECYPTTLSLADRAGDTCRHLLQRLVERREKHEAGTSQDWSQPQGGREDERAWRDKLAEEMMFEHQEMWGTYEPDPSWDSEAEEVCDNWADRIREEYFARKRAQERATLYGNHGNRGQHRQKRVNGDGSDGRSDESEARGSERRKETLEEARERMRKEFEKNRLKDATIDVLKMRMKYEDRYTKAMEKTNTAVMKYSDVPWPSVKGEGSDMSVLFDKLEPGSPEYRKYLRDQQVRWHPDKFLQRFGSRLCDTDREKIIARVTVLSQNFNKLKT comes from the exons ATGAAGCCCAAGAGGTTGTCCAAGCTGAAGCAGTACATAAGAGAGAACAGACCACACAAGCTGAAAAGTCTGGTTAGAAAACATGACATTGATCTGTCCTCTATACAGCTGGGACGGAGTAGAAATATGGTCCACTACTGCTGTAAACATGGCTTGGGACCTATTCTGag GTACCTGCTGCAGGAAGGGGTGTCTGGATCCCAGCAGGACTCTGCAGGCAGGACCCCACTGCACTTGGCCCTTCATCGCGCTCTTGAGCTGGAAACCAGCAAACAGTGGGACGCCACAACAGAAT GTTATAACGAGCTGGTGCTGCCACTAATAGAGTGCTACCCCACAACTCTCTCCCTAGCCGACAGAGCAGGTGATACATGTAGACACTTGTTGCAAAGGCTGGTCGAGAGACGAGAGAAACATGAGGCAGGCACTTCCCAG GACTGGAGCCAGCCCCAAGGGGGTAGGGAGGATGAGAGAGCTTGGAGGGACAAGCTGGCAGAGGAGATGATGTTTGAGCACCAGGAAATGTGGGGCACCTATGAACCAG ATCCGTCCTGGGACAGTGAGGCAGAGGAGGTGTGTGACAACTGGGCTGACCGGATAAGGGAAGAATACTTTGCCCGGAAACGAGCACAGGAGAGGGCGACGCTCTATGGTAACCATGGCAACCGAGGTCAACATCGTCAGAAACGGGTCAATGGGGATGGGAGTGATGGGAGGTCGGATGAGAGTGAGGCCAGAGGATCTGAGAGGAGGAAAGAGACATTGGAAGAGGCGAGGGAACGAATGCGGAAAGAGTTTGAGAAGAATAGACTGAAGGATGCCACCATAGATGTGCTAAAAATGAGGATGAAGTACGAGGACAGATACACGAAGGCTATGGAGAAGACAAACACTGCTGTGATGAAGTATTCTGACGTGCCATGGCCCAGTGTGAAGGGTGAAGGCAGTGATATGTCAGTGCTGTTTGACAAACTGGAGCCGGGTAGTCCGGAGTACCGGAAGTACCTCCGGGACCAGCAGGTGCGGTGGCATCCCGATAAGTTCCTGCAGAGGTTTGGTAGCCGTCTTTGTGATACGGACAGGGAGAAGATAATAGCCAGGGTTACGGTGCTTTCTCAGAATTTCAATAAGTTAAAAACATGA